In the Aptenodytes patagonicus chromosome 5, bAptPat1.pri.cur, whole genome shotgun sequence genome, CAGCTTACCTCTCAGAAAGTCTGTTTACAAGTTCATGTGGCTGTTTATTTTTTTGACCCTTTTGAGTGGAGATTCTCTTCTGTGAATAAGCTAGAGTTGCTGAGGccatgtttaaaacaaaagcaaaaaaaaagtagttttctatatatttaacatttttctctatttagcataaataaaaaaatcaagtaacTATCACTGCTGAATAAAACTTGAATATGTTTAAGGTTTTTTGTAAATGAGGACAGATTAACTTTTTTGGGTTTGCTGTTGAGTTTAGTTATGTGACAAATGGTATGCAGATTTATATTCCTTTTCATACAGTGAAAGACTGCAGGGGGGAGTGTGGAATAATCAGACTCTCATAATCCGAATAGTGACATGAATACTATTTTTGCTTAtagttttacagtatttatatAGAGAAGCAGCTAACTTATACTTTCTTCCCACTgttgaaaatttgtatttttctgcgTGCAATTTCTTCCTGCAGTATAGAGAGAGGAGTCTGAGATAAGTGACTTTAAAAGCTAGatgttcaactttttttttaattaggctttccttgcctttgctgcctgtcACACAATTTGAGTGTACAGCTGGAGTTTTCTTTAGTACTTGTTTACACTACATGAGGTAACAGCTAGCACTGAAGAAGTTGGCACAGTAATGCCcagttttaatattctttcatgTGGCTCTGCAAAATAAGATATTCCTGTCATAAATGGAGGTATGGAAGGGACTCCTCTCATAAAGAACCAGAGAAGGTTAAAGCTCTCGTGCATGGGGATTAAATTTGGCTAGGTGTGTAAAAGTTGGATTTGCTGATTTTGCTCTACAAGATCTGTACACATCCACTATTTAGCTACGGTGCTACTGATTGCTTATACTAAATTAAACTTGGCCTGATACATGTGCAGTGTGGCTTTCTGCCCCTTAAAATTTAGCCTGTGGTTGGTAATTATTTCAGTAACTCGTTATACTTACAGGATGAAGCAGAACTTTTATTTCTACATAGGGCACAAGACTGAAGAGTGTCTTTGTAATTCCCGAGTTTAAATTGATCTCTGCTTCCTCTAGGGCATCTGCATCTAAGTCCTGCAAACAAAGACGtgttgtttaggaaaaaaaccactataaACAAGAATATTTTGGTGTAGATTTTAGTATTTTTGCAATCATTATACCTTTTCTCTCTCCACGTAATCTTGTATTGAATGTCTTGTAACTTTCAGTCTCACAGTTCACAAGTTCCTCGCTTTGTGAATCGTTGTAAGAATCATAGGCTGAGATGTCTTCTGAATCGCTGCCTAAAATcccaaaaatacattaaaaatgtctgaaatattAGAAATTTTGGCCTGTGTACCTAGGTAATTGTTTGGCTTTCAGCACCATAATTTCTGAGCCCTTCACTGCCATTAACACTACTGCAATTTGAAAgtactttttccttcattttacagGTGGGGATTGAACTTTAAAGATTGGCTTTCAGCCCTGACTGTAAGCCTCAAATgtaggtgggttttgtttttggtggttgttgtttCCAGTTgcagaactgtttttaaaaaaaaccctaagctcTCCGTCTCCCTGTCCTTAGGTTCTTGTTTTGAAGGTTAAAGTTCCTACAAGTTGAAGTGTTAGGAAAACGATGCAGCCTAAGAGGAATGTGACAAGAGAATTTGGGAAGATCTAGTACGGCACTGCTTTAGCTATTGCACAAACCAGTACTAACAATAATGCCCTCAGTGTATTATATTAAAGTGGCTATCACAGAGAAGCCAAGGACAAAAGGTAGACCAAAGGTAAGAATAACCTACATATTCAGACCTAAAACTGAATTTAGGACAGCTCATGCTATTATCTTTTAGTTGTTAAGTACTAACAGCTTCAAAGTATTCTGCAGTGGAAAGATAAAATTGGGATGCCCTAAGAGAAACAAATGCCGACAGATTCCTAGTGAACCTCCAAGAGCTGGAGTCTTGGATGACTTGACAGCTGACTTTGCTAGCTCACAGTAGCCTGTGTGGGCTCTAGTTTGGATTTGGTGAAATTATATTATTAGGAGCTGGATTAAGGAAGGAGAATATTTCCAGTCTGTCTCAACCCTGAATGGATCAAAGATttgggaaaacttttttccttttgttttcatgcaGAATAAGAAAATTGAATCCAAAACCTAAAAGTGGAAGTACTGATACGAAATGTTTCAGTCACCAAGTTTGGAATCTCCTTCTAGGACATGAAATAAATGCACTTGataagaagaaaaactaaaatcaAAGCATTGTGTTCACACCACTGTTATGCTTTTGAAAACGTTAGTAGTAGTAACATTTGAAAACTCTTCTAAAAGGGTGAATTAGAATTAGAGTAATTCAGGTTGGATAGGACTTCTGGAGATCACCTGGCCCAATCTCCTCTCAAAGCAGGGGCAACTTAGATGAAGTTGCTTAGGGccctgtccagctgagttttgagtatctcagAGGATGGAGATGCCTCAGCCTCTCTAGGGAAAACCGTTTCAATGTTTGACGAGACCCAGAGTTAAAACTCTTTTGCTCGTATCTAACTGAAAAGTTAGCAGCTTGTCTGTTGCCTCTTGGCCTGTCGCTGAGACTTCCAAAGTGAATTTGACTTGGTGTCCTCTTTAGTCTCCTTTTTATTCTTAGTGTCTTGTGCTGTGCTAAGCAGTAACATCTGTTAAAACTAGAAACCAATTTTCATGCTGTTGAGACGTGACAGGAATGTATTTCTTAACAGGATTCAACAGTAGGCATAAGCACAGTTCTGACTTTTATATGCCATCACTACTTACTCAGGTTGGTATCTGATAAATCAGTTGGTTTTCTCTGAATGAAGAGTGAACGTGTTCCAGTTTTCCTTTCCTGGATGTTTGTATTTCTTTGAGCATGAAAACAGAATGGTATTTTAATTGCATCTTAATACCTTTATGACGAGCCTTATGAGTGTATTATATTAATGTTTGACCATTTCTTAGTTGAGGAGAAATCAGATTTACTCATAGAAAGAATGCTACCTGTATCAATTATCTGAAAAGGTGGTAAGTAGAagcttaaataaaaaattaaccaATTGTGAAATAATGACCCCTTTAGTTAACGGACACGTTCTGACAAAAGGACCTTGACTTACCAGAGCTgttaaaaatgcttaaaagtaGAGGTCTTGATAATCACATCTTTGAATAGCAAAGTAGTATGAAATCCTATGTATTTATATGTGTTCACATATGTTGCATCAAAATATTATCAATGGTAAGGATGATACTGTTTCTTAGTAACTCGGAGCtattaaagttttaattttactgCCCTTAGAGGAATACTTGAGATGTACCTTCTGACAGAACAAGAACAAAGTTCCTTGTTTGCATTATTTGACATACATTTTTTTCAACTTAGGGCATACAGTATCAtcaaatttatttggaaaattttcCACCCATTCATGAAAATAATGATCAGAAGATTGAGCTAACTttcttaaaatgacagaaaaaaaatggaagctaGGTGAGTTTTACTAGATAAATATTAACATCTACTCTGTAAAATAATTTGAGAGTATATTTAGATGACTATTACTGTGTTCTACACTGCATGTATTATAAGATCTAGCTTTGGATAGAGATTTAATTTGCCAAAATTTCAACCTCCAAAATAACCCATGTAGAATTATTTTATCATGCTGACATTTCTGTAAATGAAACTTTAGACTGACCCTTACACTTGAAATATATGCAGATGTATCAACATGCTCTCCTTCCAGGCCTACCAGATTAGTTCACAACAAtgataatttcaaatatttttcattgctgaaCACATCTGTTCATGCTGAACATCCCAATTCGGGATGCTGACATGCATCACTGAATAGAGAACAAAGACAAAGCCTCTTCTTTTAATACACTATTAAAATAACTCTGTGCCATTTAAGCACCATAAACCTTATACTGGTCCACTGAGATGGGCTACTTCGTAATATGAATATAATCCTCTCTTTAATAAAATTGATGGGAGATTTGCCATTTCTCCGGTGGTCTGGTATATCACATACCTTATGTGATTAACTGGTGATAAACTTGAAAAGAGAGCATCCTCTCATTTATATGTATTAAAGACATTATTCAGTGTTTCATGCAGAGTCCAGTATAGAGACATAGCAGTGTACACGCATGTATCTGTTCACTTAGCTGTCAAAAACCACGTCTATGACTAGCCAAAATACGTAATACACTTACCCTTTCATACTTTCTTCATCAGCATTAAATTTTTTACTTAATGTACCCTGACTATGGGATGCAAGACCTTCAGCAGCATCTTTTTCCTCGGGTGAAAGGCACCTCTGTTGCACCCAGAAGGCAAAACAAATTTATATATGATTGTTTATATTACTGTGTATCTGTAGCTGTATTACATATCAAACAGGACAGTGTAAACAGTGGCTCATTTGCATATCACTTCTATATCGCTTTTAGTTGCCATCAACTCTACAATTTGATTTATCTATTTACAATTCTAACTGTAGAGCAGACTGGACAAAATATGAGCACTTTTTCGCCTGTGAAGTTGGAATTCAAGACAGGTTTTCATGTTGCTTTGAGAGGATTAGCACATATTAATTAATTTCTCTCAATGccttaaaattaagtatttttgtaGGCAAGCAATTGCTTGTAGGTTTTTGCTTTCTGAACAAATAATAAAGGCAGGCTAGTAACACAGTTAAGTCTTTCCTGAGAGAAGCAAACTTTATCAcaaatttcaaaaatgtttgagAGTCTGTCCTTAAATTTCTCCTTTGGAAACCAATCCAGCGATGTTATGATATGCTGTAGTATCTCAAAAGCTGAGCCATCATGCTGTGCAAAAACTGAGGAGAGAAATGTTGTCTGATCTCAAAGCTAAATAAGATAAtcgaagtttaaaagaaaaaagtaagtatGGAAACAGATGTCATACCATTATGTTGGAAGAATGCTTGTTTGCTAGCAGACCACCTTTTCCCAGAGGCTCTGCTTCTCTTCTGGAAGTTGATTCAGCTCTCTTTTGTGACCTTAATTGGTTAAGGGgaaaccatttattttatttttctaatctcATTGAGATGATTAACACCTATGAAATACTCCCTGGGAGGGCAGAGATGGTATCTAGAATTGCCTCACAAAGTTTTGATGGCTAATTATGTAACTATCTGCATCCCTCCCTtttattgtttaattaaaaataccatGCAAATATtggcaaataattttttactgGCACTGTACTTTGACTAGTCATTCACATCCGGAAGTTGTGTGGTTGCAATGAATTTTATGCAGAGGTATAATTTAACTCCTAGTGAAACTCACGGTAGTGTTTTGGAGGTCCATAAGACCCAAAAAGGTAGGAATACCAGCCTGGAAGGAATTCTTGGGTATGTAGTTGTAGAATTCTGTAGAAGTTTTATTCTGGAAGTATTCCTGTTGCTTTCAGAGATTCCAGGCATCCCAATTTTCTATATTCAGCAAATAATTTTAGGTAAATTTTTATAAAAACTTCAATGCTGTTTCAAAGTTTTCACTTACATGTGAAGACAAAGATTGCACTTGTCGCCTtctaaaaaaaattggtttgtcTGTGGGATTACATCAGTTGTCTGACTTTTTTCTCCCTCGTTGTTCttgtgaagaaaagcagcttcaACCCCTCTTCTTTCTGGAGGATCAGCAATGCTTGAACCTACTGAGCTCTGTACAAAGTAACCACAGCAGAGATATATGTGTAGTACGTGGTCATTGCATCTGTGGTACATGGCTTCTACTAGCCAGCATTTCCTGAgtgttttccagagaaaaatattttctaagacaTTGACTATGAAAGCATTTGGTGATACTTATCTGTAGATTTGTAGAAGgccataagatttttttcttgtgcatttaTGATCCAGGACAAAATATTACCATACTTGGCAGTAAACTCAACTTTCTATAGCACAATAACATTTGGTCTTCTAGTAATTCTGCAGCTTAAGAATTTTGGACAAACCAAGTAATATTTCTTCCAACTAAATGACAGTGATTAATTCCCAAAAACAAAGACAGCTTTTAAAAGTTAAAGTAGCTGCTCATATCTTCTTACtctgaaataaatgcttttgaagCTGGGATTAAGAATATTCAGTGCAGATGTGTTTTTACACTTGGGTTTCTAttataattaatgaaattatgaagttaatatttcatgaaaaaaacattctttgAAGTAATATGCTATCTAAAAGCGTCATGCTCAGAGGAGAACATACAATAGTAAAACTACACTGAGGTTCTTAAGACTTGCATCAGTAAAACAATAATTGTagtgtttaaataataaaactcACTGAGTTACCTCACAAAGAGAATATGATGAATGGGCAGATTCATAGGAAGTAAGCAAAGATGACAAGTTGCATTTGCTGTCATCAGTTTGTTCTTGGATGTCTTCAAGCAGCATGCCAAGTCTAAATATTTCCCCTTCCACCTTTCTAAACCCAATTGCAATACACAGTTAGTGAAACCTGTATAaactgatattttatttcttactatGATATTGGGCATTGCAGTACACTtcccataggaaaaaaataaattaatggagtTCATGGAGTCCCTTTTAAGAACTTGAATTAATCAATTAGATATCCTAATTATAACTAGGATATATAAAGCCCAAGATGAATTTTGGCCAAATCACTTCTAGCTTACCACATATAACATTAAGATAatgttttcacttcagaaaaattctAATGTATGAATGAAGTAATGGTTGTAAGACActcaaaatatggaaaatataCTGATGTACTACTTAGCACTTATCTTCTAACCTTTCAGGATCAAACTCTCCAATGTTGATAGACTTGTCCTTGTAGTTCTGCAGCTGTAAATTACGGTGCTCTTCTCTAGCTGTTAAGTAATTCCTTTCCAAGGCATCAAGGTATCTTTTCAATTGATTTAATGCCTTCACCAATAAGAAATAATTCAATAGAAAATATCATTATGATTTAGCAAGTCATAGTGATAGCTACTTATGCTATGTAAGCCAGATGCTATTTGCAGTGATGTTGGTAAGAATTTTGGTATTGCTCTGAATTGGAACAGGACTGCATCTTGTATGTCCACCTAGTACTCTGTGCTGCTCTATTATGTACAAGTAAAATACTAAACCATGACTTCTGAACTGATACCCTACATGTCAAAATTCATAACTTATATGGCAACTTAAGGCCTTTCACTAGTAGTTTTAAGTTGTCATCCTTAAACCAGATTTAAGAATTCAGCCATGTACTGAACACCTTCATTTTTTGCCTCTTAAAATCATAATTTCAGTCTGAGATTGaggaaaaagagtatttttcaatGTCTGAGGAAAACATGGAGTCTCTTGCCAGAAAATTGTGAGTCTACAGCCACTTAAAGTGCATTTCAGATAactgaaaatacataaattaagTTACCAGATAGTTGTCTTGTAAAAGGAATGTCTCTTGGGTCATATGCTTAGAGAAGTCATCCACCTTCAAGACAAAATATTAGACTTTTATTTGGGATTTTACAAACTAATATGCCAAATGAATATAGAATTTGAGCATCAGTGCAAAGTATATATTGAAACAGAGCTCTTTACTTTCTTTATCAGCTGATCTGTCTGATCCTTTAGTATTCGAGACATCTTTTCTCCTAGTGTTAGTTCTGGCAGTAAATGAGAAGGATTTAGACAGCGTGCTTCTACTGTGCTAGCTGCTGGTAATGCTGATGCTGTTGTTCCACACTGTAATCCTACATAATACAAGATAAGATCAGTCAATTGGAATTTCTGACCAAAAGTGCTATCAAATTACATAAAACAGTCATTTGCATAGTGACtaattttatttacttgcttTAGACAAACCACGTGTAGATTGTATAGGGATTGGAGCATGTGATATAAAGACTTCAGAGAATGTCCCAGTGTCTCCTGAATAAATGGCAGTGCTGGCATTTGGAAAATCTGACTGAGGAAGTATCTGTTAAAATGAGAACTTTGGTTATAGAAGCAACGTATAGAACACCTGTGGACATAAAcaaaaaatttagaaataaataaaaaatacatagggcaagttattaatattaataaatgttTATAACAATACCATATAATTTGCTGTGTTTATAGTTTGATATATCTATAGTGTCTTGtataaatacttaaatacttcAACTCTATGTTGTGAAAATCTAAAGAGGATTTGTATAAACGGGAAGTACGATATGAAGGTGACAAAATAGTTTTTGGGAATATTTATAGTCCTAGAGATAAAGGagaatgaattagaaaaaaaaaaatctgttttgagagATTTACCTTAGGATTCGATCTCAGATGGTCAGTATGATTCTGGGTGTCAGCATGCTGTGTCAGCATCTTGTTTGCAGCCAAGAAATAATAGGGAAAACTATTAAAACTTGTTACATCTCGAACGATTTACTAAGACATAAATCTAGGAATGGACTTAAGCATCTGTATAGCTCTGTGAGTGAACTCCATGGCAGGGCATGAAATTGAGAAGCAATTATCTAATTACTAACAAACTTTAGAAGAAATTTACTACAGTAAGAGAAATACTGTTGTCAAACAAATCCTTTAAGAAGAATTGACTTGTCAATAAATACCAGTATAAATAGTTGAAGAGTGTTAAGATGCGAAAAAAGGCAACATAAACGCAGGcacagtataaaaatatatttttaagaaaaactttaaagTACTTCTGGTTAATTTGACCATTTACATATAATACTAGAAATAACAATTTATAGTGAATTTCTTAATGATTTGATAGGATGCTTTATAATTGCAAATAATACTCCAGAGCATCATTAAATATTTGGTAATGAAAGTTCCATATAAATTCAGTCCCACAAAACTTTATTTGCGAAAGCAGTTGTTGACTAAAGTGACAGACTGGCTGATACCTGTAAGACTGCCTGCATGAACTAGTCATGTTAGATTTTACTGGCCACAGAGTATCTTCTTACGGTAAACCACTCTTTAGCAAGTATTCAGAATTGCTTAAAGCATTTTAATTACCTCTAGCTGTTGCAACAGTTCTGGAATGCTCATTTCTTCTCGATTCTCTACTTCAGCAGAATTGAAATAgttcttatttttcagaatgttGTTCACAGTTACCAATTGACTTAGCAAAACAGGGAAGGATTTTGCTCTTTCAGTTGTAGGAACTGAGTTAATATTGTCACTTCTTTTTGGTACTTCAACTTCTGAAGCAACTTCGGAGAAGTCAGGAAGGCAATAGCGAGCTTGACCTTGGCCGTGTTTGAGCTCGTGGGGTGAAACTGTTTCCTTAAACAGGGTGCTCTCTTCTTTCATGTTCTGAAAGATGTGTGTATCTTCATTCTCTTTAACCAATTGTGAATTTTCTCGTCTGCACCCACATGTAACAGTAGAAGTAGTAGGTTTCTTTGAAACACATCTGTTTCCATTTAGcaaattttgatttttatcacCAGTGTTTACTTCCTTGTGCTTTTCTAAGTGATATTCTTCAAAGTTAGTTGTGCACTGTTCATGTGCTAAAGGGCCTCTGACATGTTCTGAAGGTTCAGGTTTGTTCAGAGTGTCATCGATACTTTCAGTAAAGGATGTCTCTGGTATCGTCTCGCATTCAATTAACTGGCAGGTGCTTGTTAACTCTCCCTTAGAAAAATGACGCAAAAGGACATTGGACATTTTTGAGTTAGTTAGATGTTCTTTGCTATCTGGTTTACTAAAACTACCAACAGGTAATTCCTTCTTAAAGGCAGCCTCCCTTCCAGGCATTTCAACTGAAATTCCTGTTGTTCCTAAGGCATCTCTGTGGTGACTGGAGAATTCTTCAGGCTGTGGATGAGTTTCATaatttgctgttgcttttacGTTTCTGTTATCTTCAGAACAGGCTAAGTTTAAAATACCAGAAATATCTTTTGTACAAGTACAGTCATTCAAATTATCTGAATTATCATTGCATTTACAGGTTATTCCTACATCTTCATCATAAGGTAAGTCATCTTGTTCCTCATCAGTTGCATCTGTGATACGGCCTAATTCATCTGAAAGTGAACTATTCATTTGGGTTTTCATCCAGTCTGGCGGTATGCACTTTTTCGTAGTCTCTATATCCAGTTTATGAAGAATATGAATGCCATTGCTTCTCCGATTTTTGGATAGAGCTTTTATTATTGCATGGATCAAAATCTGTAATGTATgagtaataattattttatacttAAATACATCTGAGAATAAGATCTACTTATGTCTTGTACCTACTGCAGGTTTTTTAGAACCATCCCCCTGACACGGAAGTTTTCTTTTCGTGTTTACACTAAAAGTGTAAATCCAGTGTAAGTCTGGATTACCTACTGGAGGAAATAGAAAGACACAAAGGACAAAAGCATCGGGGGAAAAGGAGACTTGAGCTTGGTGCCAGGTAACTGTCCCTGCTCGTTAATTCCTCCGCAGTATTATAGACAAATAAACCTTGGTAACAGAGCCAACAGTGGTACTAGAATTCagcctcagttaaaaaaaaaaaaaagtggtaaaatACAACTTCTCCCACTTTACCTCACCACCATAAAGTGTTTCTTTAGAGAAAAATCACCGaacttttttcaatttctttctcacCCCATTTCATCACATAAAAAGCAATGAATTAATATGGTATTGGAGTAAGGTACGGTCTTGTCAGCTTCATGAAATGCGTTGTTTCACCTTATCTGCAGTCAATACAGGCAGAAAGAAGCAAACTTACAGCACCCGTTTCCTGTAAGCGGCAGTACAGCTGTGCTGCTGTCTTGTTTCCTTCCCTGGGGGAATGAAGCTGCGCGGCGGCCGGGGCCCAGCCGCCGCTGCTGCTTTTAGTAGAACTCCCCCTCCCACGAAACTGTTCTTCGCGGCGGCGTCCCCTTACGCGCCGGTCCCCCGAGCGCGGCCGCCGGTGCGGCCGGGTGGGCCGTTCCCCCCGGGCGGGGAGGAGCGGCGTGGCCGGGGCGCAGGTGCTCCGgctgccgccccgctcccgccttCCCCGCCCCGCTCCTCAGGGAGGTGCCCCGCCCACCGCCTGGGCCCGCCCCCCATCTCCCTCCCCA is a window encoding:
- the AKNAD1 gene encoding protein AKNAD1 isoform X2, yielding MKTQMNSSLSDELGRITDATDEEQDDLPYDEDVGITCKCNDNSDNLNDCTCTKDISGILNLACSEDNRNVKATANYETHPQPEEFSSHHRDALGTTGISVEMPGREAAFKKELPVGSFSKPDSKEHLTNSKMSNVLLRHFSKGELTSTCQLIECETIPETSFTESIDDTLNKPEPSEHVRGPLAHEQCTTNFEEYHLEKHKEVNTGDKNQNLLNGNRCVSKKPTTSTVTCGCRRENSQLVKENEDTHIFQNMKEESTLFKETVSPHELKHGQGQARYCLPDFSEVASEVEVPKRSDNINSVPTTERAKSFPVLLSQLVTVNNILKNKNYFNSAEVENREEMSIPELLQQLEMLTQHADTQNHTDHLRSNPKILPQSDFPNASTAIYSGDTGTFSEVFISHAPIPIQSTRGLSKARLQCGTTASALPAASTVEARCLNPSHLLPELTLGEKMSRILKDQTDQLIKKVDDFSKHMTQETFLLQDNYLSSVGSSIADPPERRGVEAAFLHKNNEGEKSQTTDVIPQTNQFFLEGDKCNLCLHMSQKRAESTSRREAEPLGKGGLLANKHSSNIMRCLSPEEKDAAEGLASHSQGTLSKKFNADEESMKGNTNIQERKTGTRSLFIQRKPTDLSDTNLSSDSEDISAYDSYNDSQSEELVNCETESYKTFNTRLRGERKGLRCRCPRGSRDQFKLGNYKDTLQSCALCRNKSSASSSTLAYSQKRISTQKGQKNKQPHELVNRLSERQNFEAAKTLYSSTYDKSILSHQYLPSKKSARSKSAINIRNRNANDSNANILSSTLDHAIQTANSLKKATERMVQAVSEDLAKVKRKQL
- the AKNAD1 gene encoding protein AKNAD1 isoform X1 translates to MKTQMNSSLSDELGRITDATDEEQDDLPYDEDVGITCKCNDNSDNLNDCTCTKDISGILNLACSEDNRNVKATANYETHPQPEEFSSHHRDALGTTGISVEMPGREAAFKKELPVGSFSKPDSKEHLTNSKMSNVLLRHFSKGELTSTCQLIECETIPETSFTESIDDTLNKPEPSEHVRGPLAHEQCTTNFEEYHLEKHKEVNTGDKNQNLLNGNRCVSKKPTTSTVTCGCRRENSQLVKENEDTHIFQNMKEESTLFKETVSPHELKHGQGQARYCLPDFSEVASEVEVPKRSDNINSVPTTERAKSFPVLLSQLVTVNNILKNKNYFNSAEVENREEMSIPELLQQLEMLTQHADTQNHTDHLRSNPKILPQSDFPNASTAIYSGDTGTFSEVFISHAPIPIQSTRGLSKARLQCGTTASALPAASTVEARCLNPSHLLPELTLGEKMSRILKDQTDQLIKKVDDFSKHMTQETFLLQDNYLALNQLKRYLDALERNYLTAREEHRNLQLQNYKDKSINIGEFDPERKVEGEIFRLGMLLEDIQEQTDDSKCNLSSLLTSYESAHSSYSLCESSVGSSIADPPERRGVEAAFLHKNNEGEKSQTTDVIPQTNQFFLEGDKCNLCLHMSQKRAESTSRREAEPLGKGGLLANKHSSNIMRCLSPEEKDAAEGLASHSQGTLSKKFNADEESMKGNTNIQERKTGTRSLFIQRKPTDLSDTNLSSDSEDISAYDSYNDSQSEELVNCETESYKTFNTRLRGERKGLRCRCPRGSRDQFKLGNYKDTLQSCALCRNKSSASSSTLAYSQKRISTQKGQKNKQPHELVNRLSERQNFEAAKTLYSSTYDKSILSHQYLPSKKSARSKSAINIRNRNANDSNANILSSTLDHAIQTANSLKKATERMVQAVSEDLAKVKRKQL